The Salinibaculum sp. SYNS191 genome has a window encoding:
- a CDS encoding DUF63 family protein: MQVPVPFEGFETLSLEYTVVLLVGTVLVLALLNAIRPPVTQWTVIAFVPWMIAGSALHVFYQLGQIYSVEIYPAIVRPFFSAPSVYLTTFIVMGAVWIISAILGMGEQSKTKGSDVIAQYLGTTGVGVSLALVGLLAWQGLDPQVGAEITFVDRFIPLVGIVATMALTFVVYILIGAWRTYIIAEARYVGAVVLFAHLLDGVTTTIGVDILGTGERSVIPARIIEFAGTLPTAQYLGTGWLFLVVKLLVAVAIVVVFADYVRDEPNQGNLLFAFVAAVGLGPAMNNVFLFLLGAY; encoded by the coding sequence ATGCAAGTCCCGGTGCCGTTCGAGGGATTCGAGACGCTCTCCCTTGAATACACGGTGGTACTGCTGGTCGGGACGGTGCTCGTTCTCGCCTTGCTGAACGCGATACGACCGCCCGTCACCCAGTGGACCGTCATCGCCTTCGTGCCGTGGATGATAGCCGGGTCGGCGCTGCACGTCTTCTACCAGCTGGGCCAGATATACAGCGTGGAAATCTACCCCGCCATCGTCCGACCGTTCTTCTCGGCACCGTCGGTCTACCTGACGACGTTCATCGTGATGGGAGCCGTCTGGATCATCTCGGCGATTCTCGGGATGGGCGAACAGTCGAAGACCAAGGGCAGCGACGTCATCGCGCAGTACCTCGGGACGACCGGCGTGGGCGTCTCGCTGGCGCTCGTCGGCCTGCTCGCCTGGCAGGGACTCGACCCCCAGGTCGGGGCCGAAATCACGTTCGTCGACCGCTTCATCCCGCTGGTCGGCATCGTCGCGACGATGGCGCTCACCTTCGTCGTCTACATCCTCATCGGCGCGTGGCGGACCTACATCATCGCCGAGGCCCGCTACGTGGGGGCTGTGGTGCTCTTCGCCCACCTGCTCGACGGCGTGACGACGACCATCGGCGTCGACATCCTCGGGACCGGCGAGCGGTCGGTCATCCCCGCCCGCATCATCGAGTTCGCCGGCACCCTCCCGACGGCCCAGTACCTCGGGACCGGCTGGCTGTTCCTCGTCGTGAAACTGCTCGTCGCCGTCGCCATCGTCGTCGTCTTCGCCGACTACGTCCGCGACGAGCCCAACCAGGGGAACCTCCTCTTTGCCTTCGTCGCGGCGGTCGGTCTCGGCCCCGCGATGAACAACGTCTTCCTGTTCCTGCTCGGCGCGTACTGA
- the deoC gene encoding deoxyribose-phosphate aldolase, giving the protein MDDVPPRIEHTVLGPTTTWTDVTEVLDTALREGMRACIPPCYVAEATDYAPNVDTATVVGFPQGQHTTGVKCTEARGAWDDGADELDVVANVGRLRDGDDEAVTEDIAEVVAAVPVPVKVIVEAPLLDEDELRRACQAAVDADADFVKTATGFSEGGATVEDVEIMSEYLPVKASGGVGSWEQAEALFEAGAERIGASSGDVIVAEYREAEAE; this is encoded by the coding sequence ATGGACGACGTTCCGCCACGAATCGAGCACACCGTTCTCGGACCGACGACGACGTGGACCGACGTGACAGAGGTTCTCGACACCGCGCTCCGCGAGGGGATGCGCGCCTGCATCCCGCCCTGCTATGTCGCCGAAGCGACCGACTACGCACCGAACGTCGACACCGCGACGGTCGTCGGCTTCCCGCAGGGGCAACACACCACGGGCGTGAAGTGTACGGAGGCCCGCGGGGCCTGGGACGACGGCGCGGACGAACTCGACGTGGTCGCCAACGTCGGCCGCCTCCGCGACGGCGACGACGAGGCCGTCACCGAGGACATCGCGGAGGTGGTCGCCGCCGTCCCCGTCCCAGTGAAGGTCATCGTCGAAGCGCCGCTGCTGGACGAGGACGAACTGCGCCGGGCCTGCCAGGCCGCCGTCGACGCGGACGCGGACTTCGTGAAGACGGCGACGGGGTTCTCAGAAGGCGGTGCCACCGTGGAAGACGTGGAGATTATGAGCGAGTACCTGCCCGTCAAGGCCAGCGGCGGCGTCGGCTCCTGGGAGCAGGCGGAGGCGCTGTTCGAGGCCGGCGCGGAGCGCATCGGTGCCTCCAGCGGCGACGTCATCGTCGCGGAGTACCGCGAGGCAGAAGCGGAGTGA
- a CDS encoding spermidine synthase has product MSSVPDSSGLVPSRVEFAVFVSGVASMGLEIVAGRQLAPTFGSSVYTWGSIIGVFLAALALGYWIAGRRAARRASTNALAVVLIGAALYVGLLLVLGDPLLQAVEGLSLPPRLAPILPITILFGPPTVLLGFISPYGAELVESKSTGDASGRVYALGTAGSIVGAFATTFLLVPSFGVVGIEFAYGLLLLVTAAVITPRRARATWTGLAIVTVVLLGAFAMTGVGVSLGSDVVYETQTQYQQLRVVDDDGIRTLYLDGVPHSAMDKSDPDRYVFEYTRYFHLSMLAADDVDRVLFVGGGGFSGPKRFVKEYDATVDVVEIDPAVIRTAKEYFDVTESPQLRIHNMDAREYIESTDRTYDVIILDAYRADRAPIHLTTAEFMQSVSNRMDDDGVVVANVISAREGGRSAFYRAQYKTMDRVFPQVYSFPTSTATRVQNIELVATNSPENLTEADFARRNQERAIGIDLSREIDFYQGNVSVGDAPLLTDDFAPVDSLLARQVDTEYVIERTGDNETAATP; this is encoded by the coding sequence GTGTCCTCCGTCCCCGACTCGTCAGGGCTGGTCCCGAGCCGCGTCGAGTTCGCCGTCTTCGTCTCGGGCGTCGCCAGCATGGGCCTGGAAATCGTCGCCGGACGGCAACTCGCGCCCACGTTCGGCAGCAGCGTCTACACCTGGGGCAGCATCATCGGCGTCTTCCTGGCCGCGCTGGCGCTTGGCTACTGGATTGCCGGCCGCCGCGCCGCACGGCGGGCCTCCACGAACGCCCTCGCCGTCGTGTTGATCGGGGCCGCGCTGTACGTCGGGTTGCTCCTCGTGCTCGGCGACCCGCTATTGCAGGCCGTCGAGGGGCTCTCACTGCCCCCGCGGCTCGCACCCATCCTCCCCATCACCATCCTCTTTGGCCCGCCGACGGTGCTGCTGGGCTTCATCAGCCCCTACGGTGCCGAACTGGTCGAGTCCAAGAGTACCGGCGACGCGTCGGGCCGCGTCTACGCGCTGGGCACCGCCGGCAGCATCGTCGGTGCCTTCGCCACCACCTTCCTGCTCGTCCCCTCCTTCGGCGTCGTCGGCATCGAGTTCGCCTACGGCCTGCTGTTGCTCGTGACGGCCGCCGTCATCACGCCGCGGCGCGCCCGGGCGACCTGGACGGGACTCGCCATCGTCACCGTCGTCCTCCTCGGCGCGTTCGCGATGACTGGCGTGGGCGTCAGCCTCGGCAGCGACGTCGTCTACGAGACCCAGACCCAGTACCAGCAACTCCGGGTCGTCGACGACGACGGCATCCGGACGCTGTATCTCGACGGCGTGCCCCACAGCGCGATGGACAAGAGCGACCCCGACCGCTACGTCTTCGAGTACACCCGCTACTTCCACCTCTCGATGCTCGCCGCGGACGACGTCGACCGGGTGCTGTTCGTCGGCGGCGGCGGGTTCTCCGGCCCCAAACGCTTCGTGAAGGAGTACGACGCCACCGTCGACGTGGTGGAGATAGACCCGGCGGTCATCCGCACCGCGAAGGAGTACTTCGACGTCACCGAATCCCCGCAACTGCGCATCCACAACATGGACGCCCGGGAGTACATCGAGTCGACCGACCGCACCTACGACGTCATCATCCTGGACGCCTACCGCGCGGACCGCGCGCCGATTCACCTGACCACCGCCGAGTTCATGCAGAGCGTCTCGAATCGCATGGACGACGACGGCGTGGTCGTCGCGAACGTCATCTCCGCGCGGGAGGGCGGGCGCTCGGCCTTCTACCGCGCCCAGTACAAGACGATGGACCGCGTGTTCCCGCAGGTATACAGTTTCCCCACCAGTACCGCCACGCGCGTCCAGAACATCGAACTCGTCGCCACGAACTCCCCGGAGAACCTGACGGAGGCCGACTTCGCCCGCCGCAACCAGGAGCGGGCGATTGGCATCGACCTCTCCCGGGAGATAGACTTCTACCAGGGCAACGTCAGCGTCGGCGACGCGCCGCTGCTGACCGACGACTTCGCCCCCGTCGACAGCCTGCTCGCCCGGCAGGTCGACACCGAGTACGTCATCGAGCGCACCGGCGACAACGAGACCGCAGCGACGCCCTGA
- a CDS encoding tRNA (N(6)-L-threonylcarbamoyladenosine(37)-C(2))-methylthiotransferase yields MARYHIETYGCTSNRGESREIERALRDGGHHRADGPDDADVAILNTCTVVEKTERNMLRRAQELDDETPADLVVTGCMALAQGEQFREADIDADVLHWDDVPQHVLNGECPTVTPDTEPVVDGVVGILPIARGCMSDCSYCITKHATGRIESPSVEENVAKARALVHAGAKEIRITGQDTGVYGWDINQGESLLPELLERICTDIDGDFRVRVGMANPKGVHGVREDLACVFAAHDELYNFLHAPVQSGSDEMLADMRRQHTVDEYVEVVETFDEYLDYWTLSTDFIVGFPTEKPADHEQSLALLRETRPEKINVTRFSKRPGTDAAAMKGLGGQTKKDRSSEMTDVKMAVVGEAYEAMVGRESEVLLVEDGTGDSLVGYDTAYRQVAIPGAETEAALGDVVRAEITGHNTVYALGELV; encoded by the coding sequence ATGGCCCGCTACCACATCGAGACCTACGGCTGTACGTCCAACCGGGGCGAGAGCCGGGAGATAGAGCGGGCGCTGCGCGACGGCGGCCACCACCGGGCGGACGGGCCGGACGACGCCGACGTCGCCATCCTCAACACCTGCACCGTCGTCGAGAAGACCGAGCGCAACATGCTCCGGCGGGCGCAGGAACTCGACGACGAGACCCCAGCCGACCTCGTGGTCACCGGTTGTATGGCGCTGGCCCAGGGCGAGCAGTTCCGCGAGGCCGACATCGACGCTGACGTGCTCCACTGGGACGACGTGCCCCAGCACGTGCTCAACGGCGAGTGCCCGACGGTCACGCCCGACACCGAACCCGTCGTCGACGGCGTGGTCGGCATCCTCCCCATCGCGCGCGGATGCATGAGCGACTGTTCGTACTGCATCACCAAGCACGCGACCGGCCGCATCGAGTCGCCCTCCGTCGAGGAGAACGTCGCGAAGGCCCGCGCGCTCGTCCACGCCGGCGCGAAGGAGATACGCATCACCGGCCAGGACACCGGCGTCTACGGCTGGGACATCAATCAGGGCGAGAGCCTCCTGCCGGAACTTCTGGAGCGCATCTGCACCGACATCGACGGCGACTTCCGGGTCCGCGTCGGGATGGCGAACCCGAAGGGCGTCCACGGCGTCCGTGAGGACCTGGCCTGCGTCTTCGCCGCCCACGACGAACTCTACAACTTCCTGCACGCGCCGGTCCAGTCCGGCAGCGACGAGATGCTGGCGGACATGCGCCGCCAGCACACCGTCGACGAGTACGTCGAGGTGGTCGAGACGTTCGACGAGTACCTCGATTACTGGACGCTCTCGACGGACTTCATCGTCGGCTTCCCGACAGAGAAGCCCGCAGACCACGAACAGAGCCTCGCGCTCCTGCGGGAGACCCGCCCGGAGAAGATCAACGTCACGCGCTTCTCGAAGCGGCCGGGCACCGACGCCGCCGCGATGAAGGGGCTGGGGGGGCAGACGAAGAAGGACCGCTCCTCTGAGATGACCGACGTGAAGATGGCGGTCGTCGGTGAGGCCTACGAGGCGATGGTCGGCCGGGAGAGCGAGGTGTTGCTCGTCGAGGACGGCACCGGCGACTCGCTGGTGGGCTACGACACGGCCTACCGCCAGGTCGCAATCCCCGGCGCAGAGACCGAGGCGGCTCTCGGCGACGTCGTCCGGGCGGAGATTACGGGTCACAACACGGTCTACGCGCTGGGCGAACTGGTCTGA
- a CDS encoding histidine kinase N-terminal 7TM domain-containing protein, translated as MSRLLAWPFLLSLLAGLGSLGLARQLWRVRDRPGARWFFVTLVGQTLFCLAYAGALLVSGETLRYGLEVLAVVSLHWIGVPFLGFALEYTGRSNLVDTWYFRSLFAFPLAATVLLPFTAGHGLFWTDFALDPAFGVVGATYTTEPLLFVTVLGGTGGASIGALLLLETFLDYGPLYRTEAIAVALSPLPPALGIFAWLFQFGPVPELNLTAVLFIPHVLLDGYAFVRSDMFEFHPATRRAAERSALDDLPSPVFVVDEQGRIVETNGRARAVLSNGEDPVTRPVEDVLGVSVSLTDDQRLGLRHDGQHRTYRLRPAPLTDSGDNLVGYTLVLQDITDEVRREQRLEVLNRVLRHNLRNDMTVVKGHLGVAMDADDATRRDDALRTADDKAEELIATSEKARNVAEILRNVAGDPIAVDVYDLCADVTESARDSAPGATVHVEGDSPARVETDPDVLAAVVRNLVENAVSHGGDAPTVTVTVERRAPDLVCVTVADDGPGIPDVELETLQSGTETDLQHGSGLGLWVVRWGAELLGREVSFETGADGTTATVCVPDQGGD; from the coding sequence GTGAGTCGTCTGCTAGCGTGGCCGTTCCTGCTGTCGCTGCTGGCCGGTCTCGGGAGTCTCGGACTGGCACGACAGCTATGGCGCGTCCGTGACCGGCCGGGGGCGCGGTGGTTCTTCGTCACGCTCGTCGGCCAGACCCTCTTCTGTCTGGCCTACGCCGGGGCGCTGCTGGTCTCCGGGGAGACCCTCCGCTACGGGCTCGAAGTGCTCGCGGTCGTCAGTCTCCACTGGATCGGCGTCCCGTTCCTGGGGTTCGCGCTGGAGTACACCGGCCGGAGCAACCTCGTCGACACCTGGTACTTCCGGTCGCTGTTCGCGTTCCCGCTCGCGGCGACGGTACTGTTGCCGTTCACCGCCGGCCACGGGCTGTTCTGGACCGACTTCGCCCTCGACCCCGCCTTCGGCGTCGTCGGCGCGACCTACACGACGGAGCCGCTGCTTTTCGTGACTGTCCTCGGCGGGACCGGCGGTGCCAGCATCGGCGCGTTGCTGTTGCTCGAAACCTTCCTCGACTACGGCCCGCTCTACCGGACCGAGGCCATCGCCGTGGCGCTGAGCCCGCTCCCGCCCGCGCTCGGCATCTTCGCCTGGCTGTTCCAGTTCGGACCAGTCCCGGAACTGAACCTGACCGCGGTGCTTTTCATCCCCCACGTCCTGCTGGACGGCTACGCCTTCGTCCGGAGCGACATGTTCGAGTTCCACCCCGCGACCAGGCGGGCCGCAGAGCGCTCGGCGCTTGACGACCTGCCAAGCCCCGTGTTTGTCGTCGACGAACAGGGCCGCATCGTCGAGACGAACGGCCGGGCCCGCGCGGTCCTGTCGAACGGCGAGGACCCGGTGACGCGGCCCGTCGAGGACGTGCTGGGCGTGTCGGTCTCGCTGACGGACGACCAACGCCTGGGCCTGCGCCACGACGGCCAGCACCGGACCTACCGCCTCCGCCCCGCGCCGCTGACCGACTCCGGGGACAACCTCGTCGGCTACACCCTCGTCCTCCAGGACATCACCGACGAGGTCCGCCGCGAGCAGCGCCTGGAGGTGCTCAACCGCGTCCTCCGGCACAACCTCCGCAACGACATGACGGTCGTGAAAGGCCACCTCGGCGTCGCCATGGACGCAGACGACGCGACGAGGAGAGACGACGCGCTCCGGACCGCCGACGACAAGGCCGAGGAACTCATCGCCACCAGCGAGAAAGCGCGCAACGTCGCCGAGATTCTCCGGAACGTCGCCGGGGACCCGATAGCGGTGGACGTGTACGACCTGTGCGCGGATGTCACCGAGAGCGCCCGCGATAGTGCCCCCGGTGCGACCGTCCACGTCGAGGGCGACAGTCCGGCCCGCGTCGAGACGGACCCCGACGTCCTGGCGGCAGTCGTCCGGAATCTCGTCGAGAACGCCGTCAGTCACGGCGGCGACGCGCCGACGGTGACGGTGACCGTCGAGCGGCGGGCCCCGGACCTCGTCTGCGTGACCGTCGCCGACGACGGGCCCGGCATCCCCGACGTGGAACTTGAGACGCTCCAGTCCGGCACGGAGACCGACCTCCAGCACGGCAGCGGCCTCGGCCTCTGGGTCGTCAGGTGGGGGGCGGAACTGCTCGGTCGCGAGGTGAGCTTCGAGACCGGCGCGGACGGCACGACGGCGACGGTCTGCGTCCCCGACCAGGGCGGCGACTGA
- a CDS encoding cation diffusion facilitator family transporter, protein MSRRSALRRVGLLVLGVNVVLAVAKGAVYLETGSLAVGSEAVNSLADTVYSFVIVGGLYLTTQPPDFEHPHGHERIEPFVSLFVALGIFAAGAAVLWQAGQSLLSGTVTVTQGPIAAAVLIASGVVKFLLYRYCRRIGERRNSPALVATALDNRNDILTAGAALVGVLGAAAGYPLLDPLAAILVAVGILYTGVEVVQDNVDYLVGAAPPEDLRAEIVRRALAHPEVEGAHDVIAHYVGPEIDVSLHIEVEGDRTLLEAHDIETEVMLSIRDLPEVDDVFVHVDPKEADEWKEDTEVERLVGGPRRDTEE, encoded by the coding sequence ATGTCGCGACGGAGTGCGCTCCGGCGGGTCGGCCTGCTCGTCCTCGGAGTCAACGTCGTGCTCGCGGTGGCGAAGGGCGCGGTGTACCTGGAGACCGGCAGCCTGGCGGTTGGCTCGGAGGCGGTCAACAGCCTCGCCGACACCGTCTACAGTTTCGTCATCGTGGGTGGGCTGTACCTGACGACCCAGCCCCCGGACTTCGAGCACCCCCACGGCCACGAGCGCATCGAGCCGTTCGTCTCGCTGTTCGTCGCGCTTGGCATCTTCGCCGCCGGCGCGGCCGTCCTCTGGCAGGCCGGCCAGTCCCTGCTCTCGGGGACGGTGACGGTCACCCAGGGACCGATCGCCGCGGCGGTGCTGATCGCCTCCGGCGTCGTGAAGTTCCTCCTCTACCGGTACTGCCGGCGCATCGGGGAGCGGCGGAACTCCCCGGCGCTGGTCGCGACGGCGCTGGACAATCGCAACGACATCCTCACCGCCGGGGCCGCGCTGGTCGGCGTGCTCGGTGCAGCGGCGGGCTACCCGCTTTTGGACCCGCTCGCGGCCATCCTTGTCGCCGTCGGCATCCTCTACACCGGCGTCGAGGTGGTCCAGGACAACGTCGACTACCTCGTCGGGGCCGCGCCGCCGGAGGACCTGCGCGCGGAAATCGTCCGCCGGGCGCTCGCTCACCCGGAGGTCGAGGGTGCCCACGACGTCATCGCCCACTACGTCGGCCCCGAAATCGACGTGAGTCTCCACATCGAGGTGGAGGGTGACCGGACGCTGCTTGAGGCCCACGACATCGAGACGGAGGTGATGCTCTCCATCCGCGACCTGCCGGAGGTCGACGACGTGTTCGTCCACGTCGACCCGAAGGAGGCCGACGAGTGGAAGGAGGACACCGAGGTCGAGCGCCTGGTCGGCGGCCCGCGACGGGACACCGAGGAGTGA
- a CDS encoding HIT family protein, translating into MEQVFAPWRIDWVERPDKNADVEGCVFCDLPAQDADRENNLVARADDAYVLLNNYPYNPGHAMVIPREHTGDYRDLDDASLLAKERLVQRTIDAMDAALGPDGYNVGYNLGGGAAGGSIDDHLHAHVVPRWSGDTNFMPVVGDTKVIVEAVTETYDRLHAAFADQDGVREEGDDRAVVVT; encoded by the coding sequence ATGGAGCAGGTGTTCGCACCGTGGCGCATCGACTGGGTGGAGCGGCCGGACAAGAACGCGGACGTCGAGGGCTGTGTCTTCTGTGACCTGCCGGCGCAAGACGCGGACCGCGAGAACAATCTCGTCGCGCGCGCGGACGACGCCTACGTCCTCCTGAACAACTACCCGTACAACCCGGGTCACGCGATGGTCATCCCCCGCGAGCACACCGGCGACTACCGCGACTTGGACGACGCGAGCCTGCTGGCGAAGGAACGGCTGGTCCAGCGGACCATCGACGCGATGGACGCGGCGCTGGGGCCGGACGGCTACAACGTGGGCTACAACCTCGGCGGCGGCGCGGCCGGTGGGTCCATCGACGACCACCTGCACGCACACGTCGTCCCGCGGTGGAGCGGCGACACCAACTTCATGCCGGTCGTCGGCGACACGAAGGTCATCGTCGAGGCGGTGACGGAGACCTACGACCGCCTGCACGCGGCCTTCGCCGACCAGGACGGCGTCCGCGAGGAAGGCGATGACCGTGCGGTCGTCGTGACCTGA
- the map gene encoding type II methionyl aminopeptidase, protein MSDVDLTEEKYEKHREAGEILAQVREETAEKVEVGASHLEVAEWAEDRIRDLGGEPAFPVNISIDEEAAHATPSADDDSTFGEEMVNLDIGVHVDGWLADTAVTVDLSGNPELKAASAEALDAAIETVEVGVTTGEIGAAVEEVIDGYGYNPVVNLTGHGLGHWDQHTEPNIPNRAVAQGVELEAGQVVAIEPFATDGGGKVKEGSEEEIFALEREASVRNRQAREALAQITEEFKTLPFAARWLDTDRATMALRRLKRQDIVHGYPVLKEDDGCLVSQKEHTVIVTEDGCEVTTRSR, encoded by the coding sequence ATGAGCGACGTGGACCTCACGGAGGAGAAGTACGAGAAACACCGCGAAGCGGGCGAGATTCTCGCACAGGTGCGCGAGGAGACCGCAGAGAAGGTCGAGGTCGGCGCGAGCCACCTGGAGGTCGCGGAGTGGGCCGAGGACCGCATCCGCGACCTCGGCGGCGAACCCGCCTTCCCGGTGAACATCTCCATCGACGAGGAGGCTGCCCACGCGACCCCGAGCGCGGACGACGACTCGACGTTCGGCGAGGAGATGGTCAACTTAGACATCGGCGTCCACGTCGACGGCTGGCTGGCCGACACCGCGGTCACGGTCGACCTCTCGGGGAACCCGGAACTGAAAGCGGCCTCCGCGGAAGCGCTGGACGCCGCCATCGAGACGGTCGAAGTGGGCGTCACGACGGGCGAAATCGGCGCGGCCGTCGAGGAGGTCATCGACGGGTACGGCTACAACCCGGTCGTGAACCTGACCGGCCACGGCCTGGGCCACTGGGACCAGCACACCGAGCCGAACATCCCGAACCGCGCGGTCGCACAGGGCGTCGAACTCGAAGCCGGCCAGGTCGTCGCCATCGAGCCCTTCGCCACCGACGGCGGCGGCAAGGTCAAGGAGGGCAGCGAGGAGGAGATCTTCGCGCTCGAACGCGAGGCGTCGGTCCGGAACCGGCAGGCCCGCGAGGCGCTGGCCCAGATTACCGAGGAGTTCAAGACGCTGCCCTTCGCCGCCCGCTGGCTGGACACCGACCGCGCGACGATGGCGCTGCGACGGCTCAAACGGCAGGACATCGTCCACGGCTACCCGGTGCTGAAGGAGGACGACGGCTGTCTCGTCAGCCAGAAGGAACACACCGTCATCGTGACCGAGGACGGGTGTGAAGTGACGACGCGTTCGCGGTAG
- a CDS encoding phosphate-starvation-inducible PsiE family protein, with protein MADEGSQESEGATVPTFDEFATVMDRFVNLVELGAAALFALLFAVGVVDLALIIGNATLEGNITDPQVVIGFIDVGLLLLIIVEVYQTVVAYIRENDTRRIVRLVIYTGVIALVRKVIIFRTEEYSSLQDALFVAVSYTILTLGLVALLYVDRQTSEGPA; from the coding sequence ATGGCTGATGAGGGCAGTCAGGAATCAGAAGGAGCGACGGTCCCGACGTTCGACGAGTTCGCAACGGTCATGGACAGGTTCGTCAACCTCGTCGAACTGGGAGCGGCGGCGCTGTTTGCGCTGCTGTTCGCGGTCGGGGTGGTCGACCTCGCGTTGATCATCGGGAACGCGACCCTCGAAGGCAACATCACCGACCCGCAGGTCGTCATCGGCTTCATCGACGTGGGACTGCTCTTGCTCATCATCGTCGAGGTGTATCAGACGGTCGTCGCGTACATCCGCGAGAACGACACGCGGCGTATCGTCCGCCTGGTCATCTACACCGGCGTCATCGCGCTCGTCAGGAAGGTTATCATCTTCCGAACGGAGGAGTACTCGTCGTTACAGGACGCCCTCTTCGTCGCCGTCTCCTACACAATCCTCACGCTCGGGTTGGTCGCGTTGCTGTACGTCGACCGGCAGACGAGCGAGGGGCCGGCCTGA
- a CDS encoding isoaspartyl peptidase/L-asparaginase produces MQVLVHGGAGGAPDDPAPRQAVVDEAAAAGNACETPQAAVLAAVRRLETDPRFNAGTGSVVQSDGRIRTDAGLMTSDGAVGAACAMPDVEHAVDVAAAVKAETPHVMVAGERAVALADAVGVATDCDLWTPATRERWRSADPPRDADTSEQLAWVRDRFGRQGDERDHDTVGAVATDGTRLAAATSTGGRWFALAGRVGDVPQVGAGFYATESAAVSATGEGEAIARFGLARRVAEAVEGGESPQHAADRVLRGFAAETGGEAGVIVVGADGQTGAANNTEAMQTAEAASESTDG; encoded by the coding sequence ATGCAGGTGCTGGTCCACGGCGGGGCCGGCGGCGCACCCGACGACCCCGCCCCGCGGCAGGCAGTCGTCGACGAGGCAGCGGCGGCGGGCAACGCGTGCGAGACGCCGCAGGCGGCCGTCCTCGCGGCAGTCCGTCGACTCGAAACCGACCCCCGGTTCAACGCCGGGACGGGAAGCGTCGTCCAGAGCGACGGGCGCATCCGGACGGACGCGGGGCTGATGACCAGCGACGGCGCGGTCGGCGCGGCCTGTGCGATGCCGGACGTCGAACACGCCGTCGACGTGGCGGCGGCCGTCAAGGCGGAGACGCCGCACGTCATGGTCGCGGGCGAGCGGGCGGTCGCGCTCGCCGACGCCGTCGGGGTGGCGACCGACTGCGACCTCTGGACGCCGGCGACCCGTGAGCGGTGGCGGTCTGCGGACCCGCCGAGGGATGCCGACACGAGCGAGCAACTGGCCTGGGTCCGCGACCGCTTCGGCCGCCAGGGCGACGAGCGCGACCACGACACCGTCGGGGCGGTGGCGACCGACGGGACTCGACTGGCAGCGGCGACGTCGACCGGCGGCCGGTGGTTCGCACTCGCCGGCCGCGTCGGCGACGTGCCCCAGGTGGGGGCCGGGTTCTACGCCACGGAGTCGGCGGCAGTGAGTGCGACCGGCGAGGGCGAGGCCATCGCGCGCTTCGGCCTGGCGCGACGCGTCGCCGAGGCCGTCGAAGGCGGTGAGAGCCCCCAGCACGCCGCCGACCGGGTGCTTCGGGGGTTCGCGGCGGAGACCGGCGGCGAGGCGGGCGTCATCGTCGTCGGTGCAGACGGGCAAACCGGCGCGGCGAACAACACCGAAGCGATGCAGACCGCCGAGGCAGCCAGCGAGAGCACGGACGGATAG